The nucleotide sequence GGGACAAAAACTAATTTTAAAGCTAATGAAACAAGAAGAAAAATTACAATTTGATCAGCAACAGAAAGAACAGCAAGAAGAAGAAAGCCAAAACGAACAAGAAGAGCAACAATCGGAAACATCAGAAGCAAATGAGGAAACAACAGGCTGAGGGAGTATGCGTCAGGCTTGATGATCCTTTGTAGAAAGCTGCTGCAGGCAGCTTTCTTTTTTGTATATATCTTGCTCTGTCTCTTTAATAAGGACACTCTTGTTTTCTTGTAATCATAATCCCCTCCTTGTTACATATATTGAATGAGAATGGAAGGAGGGGACATGCTTGAGAAGAGTTTCAGCTGTCACGATTAGAAAACGGCTTGTGTTCGCGTTGCTCGCCGGCATTACCATATTTATGATTATCGGGCTGAGGCTTGGGTATGTACAGTTCGCTTTAGGCGATGATTTGACGGACAAGGCACAAGATTTATGGAGCCGCAATATCCCTTTTGAACCGGAGAGAGGAAAGATTATCGATCGAAATGGAACGGCTCTAGCAGAGAATAAAAGCGCACCCACTGTTTATGTTGTTCCACGACAAATAGAGGACCCGGAGGAAGCGGCCAAGAAGCTGGCATCCGTCTTAAATATTGAAGAGAAAAAAGCCTATCTTCACTTAACGAAAAAGTCATCTATTGAAAGGATCCATCCAGAAGGGAGAAAAATCTCATTTGAAAAAGCCGAGGAAATACGAAGGCTTGGCGTTAAAGGGATATATATCGCGGAGGATTCGAAAAGACATTATCCCTTTGGAAAAAGCTTAGCCCACGTCCTTGGTTTTGCTGGAATTGATAACCAGGGGCTTATGGGCTTGGAAGCCTATTATGATGCGGAATTAAGTGGACAGAAAGGTTCTATGAGGTTCTTCTCAGATGCAAAAGGAAAAAGGATGCCGCAAATGCCGGATGGTTATGCAGCACCGGTGGATGGCCTGGACTTAAGATTGACCATCGATTCAAATATCCAAACAATCGTGGAAAGAGAGCTTGATATTGCTGAAGCAAAATATGAGCCGGATGGAGCCATTACCATTGCGATGAACCCAAATAATGGAGAGATTTTGGCGATGGCAAGCCGTCCTTCGTTTAACCCAGAGCAATTTCAAAACGTCTCTCCGGAAATTTATAACCGCAATTTACCGATTTGGAGCACATATGAGCCAGGATCGACCTTTAAGATTATTACGCTGGCAGCTGCTCTCGAAGAAAAGAAAGTGGATTTGTATAAGGACCATTTTCATGATTCTGGTTCGGTGGAAGTTGGTGGAGCAAGGCTACGCTGCTGGAAAAAGGGAGGCCACGGGCATCAGTCTTTCTTGGAAGTGGTGGAAAACTCTTGCAACCCAGGATTTGTAGAACTCGGCGAGCGTTTAGGAAAAGAAAAATTATTTCAGTACATCCGTAATTTCGGTTTTGGCGAGAAAACAGGTATTGATCTGCAAGGGGAAGGCAAGGGGATTCTTTTTAACATGGGGAGAGTCGGCCCAGTGGAGCAGGCTACCACTGCTTTTGGACAAGGGGTAGCAGTGACGCCGATTCAGCAGGTCACAGCTGTTTCTGCAGCCGTCAATGGAGGGATTCTCTACCAGCCATATGTAGCCAAGGAACTTATTGACTCAACGACAGGAGAAGTAGTCAAACGAAAGGCACCCGTTGTAAAAAGACGTGTAATTTCAACTGAGACGTCAGAAAAAATTCGCTTTGCACTTGAAAGTGTGGTGGCCAAAGGGACAGGAAGAAACGCATTTATCGAAGGGTATCGTGTAGGAGGGAAAACCGGGACGGCTCAGAAAGCAAAGGACGGTCGCTATCTTGAAAACAATCATATCGTTTCTTTCATCGGTGTAGCACCCGCCGATAACCCTCAAATTGTTGTTTACACAGCCATTGACAATCCGAAGGGAACTGTCCAATTCGGTGGAACTGTAGCAGCGCCGATTGTAGGGAAAATTATGGAGGATAGCTTGCAAGTGCTTGATGTCAAACCTCGCAAAAAGCAGATCGAAAAAGAAACGCAATGGAATGACCCTCAAATTGTAGCGGTGCCTGATTTTAAAGGAATGGATAAAAAAGACCTTTCCCAGCAGCTATATAATTTTAAGCTTGAGATTGAAGGAAACGGGCAAAAGATTGTTCAGCAATCTCCCGAAGCTGGCACTAAAGTGGAAGCCGGCTCGACCATTAGATTATTCATGAATTAACCGTTAGATATGGGGCTTTTCAAAGATCCAGCCGACCAAAAGTTTATTTCCCGCCGCTTTTTATCGGCGGGTCTTTCATTTATTGGGAAGGAAATAACAAAATCATGACTAAAAAATCATGCAAAAAATTTAATTTGTGATAATATGGTCGTTGTGATTTTTTCTGAAAAGAAGTCGCATCCTTCTCTCTTTTTAGTTAAAATAGTAAAAGGCTTTGCTTAAACAACAATACATATACAGAAGCTGTACGGAAAGGATTGAAAAAAGTGAATCTATCAGACTTATTAAAGTCTCTCCCTTTTTATAAATTATCTCATTCATCAAATCCGGAGATTTTATCTTTAGAGAACGACCATAGGCAAGTGCAAGAAGGGTCTTTATTTATTTGCATTAAAGGCTATACATTTGATGGTCACACGGTTGCACAGGAGGCGGTTAACAGAGGGGCACGGGCTATATTGGCGGAGCAGCCGGTTAAAGTGGAAGGTGCGCCTGTTATTACCGTAACGGATACAAAAAAAGCAATGGCTATTCTCGCTGATTTTTACTATGGATCGCCAACGTCCAAAATGAAGCTTGTTGGGATTACCGGTACAAACGGCAAGACAACGACGAGCCATCTTTTAACAGAGATTTATAAAGAAGCCGGCGAAACAACCGGTTTGATCGGAACGATGTACATGAAGATTGGAGAAGAAGTGATCAACACGAAAAACACAACTCCAGAAAGCCTGACACTACAAAAAACTTTTAAGAAAATGAAAGATAACGATGTGACAGCAGCTGTGATGGAAGTTTCTTCGCATTCGTTAGTTGAAGGCCGAGTGTGGGGATGTGATTATGATGTCGCTGTTTTTACAAATCTAACGCAAGATCATCTCGATTATCATCATACAATGGAAGAGTATCGGCGGGCAAAGGGTCTGCTATTTGCTCAGCTAGGCAATACCTATTCAACTGACAAGCCGAAATTCGCTGTGTTGAATGAGGATGAAGAAGCAACTGTCTTTTACAAGAAAGAGACAGCTGCTCATATTGTGACTTACGGGATTGATCATGAAGCTATGTTTCGGGCTACGGATATCAAGTTGACATCTAAGGGAACAGAATTTCTTCTTTGTTATCCGGAAGGGAGTAGAAAGGTTGAAACGAAGCTTGCCGGAAAGTTTAACGTTTATAACGTCTTAGCTGCTCTTGCTGCTGCTTATGCGGGAGGAGTAGAGGTTGAAACGGCGGTGCGGGCGATTGAGCGGATAGAGGGAGTAGCAGGTCGATTTGAGCTGGTAGCCAATGATCAGGGAATTGCTGTTATCGTTGACTATGCCCATACGCCTGATAGTCTCGTTAATGTGTTAAAAACTGTTCAGCCATTAACTGAAGGGCGGGTGTTTGCGATCGTGGGCTGTGGAGGCGACCGAGATCGGACAAAGCGCCCAATCATGGCTAGCGTAGCATGTAAATATGCAACGAATGCGATCTTTACATCAGACAATCCACGAAGTGAGGACCCGGCCACTATTTTAAATGATATGGAAGCTGGGGTCACAGGAGAATTATACGAAGTCATACCCGATCGGAGAGAAGCGATCTTCTATGCCATCGAACATGCCCAACCAGGGGATGCTGTTGTTATAGCCGGGAAAGGGCATGAAACCTATCAGATCATTGGCGATAAAGTTCTGGACTTTGATGACCGGGAAGTTGCCAAAGAGGCACTCAGCAGCCGAAAGAAAGAGGCGAATTAATATGCTGGAGAGAGATGTATTTTTAACAATGTTTATGGCTTTTTTCGTTACCGTTATTATAGCGCCGATGTTCATTCCGTTTTTGCGGAGATTGAAGTTTGGCCAAAGTATTCGTGAGGAAGGGCCTGAATCGCACCAAAAAAAATCCGGTACACCGACGATGGGCGGCATTGTTTTCCTGCTCGCTATCATTGTGACCGTTTTGTTTATGTCCCAGGTTTATGCAAGTATTGGAGCAGAAACGATATTGCTGCTGCTTGTAACGATTGGCTTTGGCCTGCTCGGTTTTCTTGATGACTTTATCAAAGTCGTTATGAAGAGAAACTTGGGATTAACGTCCAAGCAAAAGCTTGCAGGGCAAATTGTTATCTCTGTTCTGTTTTACATTATCTACACGAAAAATAATTTATCTACAGAATTAAGCATTCCTTTAACAGATATATCATTTGATGCTGGCATTTTATATGCTGTATTCGTCATTTTCTGGCTTGTTGGTTTTTCCAACGCCGTAAATTTAACTGATGGGCTTGACGGGCTCGTGTCCGGAACGGCTGCTATCGCTTTTGGTGCGTTTGCTGTACTTGCATGGAATCAAGGGCTCAATGAGACTGCCATCTTTTCCTTTGCTGTAGTCGGAGCGGTGCTTGGTTTCTTAGTATTTAATGCTAACCCTGCAAAAGTATTTATGGGAGATACTGGATCGCTGGCTCTTGGTGGCGCCATCGCGGCTATTTCTATCCTGACTAAGTCTGAATTTCTCCTGCTTGTTATTGGCGCTGTTTTCGTGGCTGAAACATTGTCGGTTATCATTCAAGTTATCTCTTTTAAAACAACAGGTAAGCGTGTGTTCCGCATGAGTCCGCTCCATCATCATTTTGAACTGGGCGGATGGTCAGAATGGCGGGTGGTAGTTACATTTTGGACGGTCGGTGTACTGTGTGCGATGATCGGAATTTATATCGGAGCGTGGATCTAATTGAAAACAATAACAAACTTTCAGCATAAAAAAATTCTTGTCTTAGGGCTTGCAAAAAGTGGAGTCAGCGCGGCTTTGCTTTTACATAAACTAGGTGCTTTCGTGACGGTAAACGACCGGCAGCCCCTAAATGAAAATCCGGAAGCGCAACATTTACTTGAACAGGGAATTAAAGTGATTTGTGGAAGCCATCCGATTGAATTGCTTGATGAAGGGTTCGAGATAATCGTGAAAAACCCAGGAATTCCTTATCATAATCCGCTTGTTGCCGGGGCGGCTGAGAGAGGGATTCCTGTATTGACAGAAATCGAGCTTGCTTATTTAATCTCTGAAGCGCCATTTATCGGAATTACCGGTACAAACGGGAAAACGACCACAACCACACTGATCTATGAAATGTTT is from Bacillus sp. PK3_68 and encodes:
- a CDS encoding stage V sporulation protein D — its product is MRRVSAVTIRKRLVFALLAGITIFMIIGLRLGYVQFALGDDLTDKAQDLWSRNIPFEPERGKIIDRNGTALAENKSAPTVYVVPRQIEDPEEAAKKLASVLNIEEKKAYLHLTKKSSIERIHPEGRKISFEKAEEIRRLGVKGIYIAEDSKRHYPFGKSLAHVLGFAGIDNQGLMGLEAYYDAELSGQKGSMRFFSDAKGKRMPQMPDGYAAPVDGLDLRLTIDSNIQTIVERELDIAEAKYEPDGAITIAMNPNNGEILAMASRPSFNPEQFQNVSPEIYNRNLPIWSTYEPGSTFKIITLAAALEEKKVDLYKDHFHDSGSVEVGGARLRCWKKGGHGHQSFLEVVENSCNPGFVELGERLGKEKLFQYIRNFGFGEKTGIDLQGEGKGILFNMGRVGPVEQATTAFGQGVAVTPIQQVTAVSAAVNGGILYQPYVAKELIDSTTGEVVKRKAPVVKRRVISTETSEKIRFALESVVAKGTGRNAFIEGYRVGGKTGTAQKAKDGRYLENNHIVSFIGVAPADNPQIVVYTAIDNPKGTVQFGGTVAAPIVGKIMEDSLQVLDVKPRKKQIEKETQWNDPQIVAVPDFKGMDKKDLSQQLYNFKLEIEGNGQKIVQQSPEAGTKVEAGSTIRLFMN
- a CDS encoding UDP-N-acetylmuramoyl-L-alanyl-D-glutamate--2,6-diaminopimelate ligase; protein product: MNLSDLLKSLPFYKLSHSSNPEILSLENDHRQVQEGSLFICIKGYTFDGHTVAQEAVNRGARAILAEQPVKVEGAPVITVTDTKKAMAILADFYYGSPTSKMKLVGITGTNGKTTTSHLLTEIYKEAGETTGLIGTMYMKIGEEVINTKNTTPESLTLQKTFKKMKDNDVTAAVMEVSSHSLVEGRVWGCDYDVAVFTNLTQDHLDYHHTMEEYRRAKGLLFAQLGNTYSTDKPKFAVLNEDEEATVFYKKETAAHIVTYGIDHEAMFRATDIKLTSKGTEFLLCYPEGSRKVETKLAGKFNVYNVLAALAAAYAGGVEVETAVRAIERIEGVAGRFELVANDQGIAVIVDYAHTPDSLVNVLKTVQPLTEGRVFAIVGCGGDRDRTKRPIMASVACKYATNAIFTSDNPRSEDPATILNDMEAGVTGELYEVIPDRREAIFYAIEHAQPGDAVVIAGKGHETYQIIGDKVLDFDDREVAKEALSSRKKEAN
- the mraY gene encoding phospho-N-acetylmuramoyl-pentapeptide-transferase; this translates as MLERDVFLTMFMAFFVTVIIAPMFIPFLRRLKFGQSIREEGPESHQKKSGTPTMGGIVFLLAIIVTVLFMSQVYASIGAETILLLLVTIGFGLLGFLDDFIKVVMKRNLGLTSKQKLAGQIVISVLFYIIYTKNNLSTELSIPLTDISFDAGILYAVFVIFWLVGFSNAVNLTDGLDGLVSGTAAIAFGAFAVLAWNQGLNETAIFSFAVVGAVLGFLVFNANPAKVFMGDTGSLALGGAIAAISILTKSEFLLLVIGAVFVAETLSVIIQVISFKTTGKRVFRMSPLHHHFELGGWSEWRVVVTFWTVGVLCAMIGIYIGAWI